One window of Mixophyes fleayi isolate aMixFle1 chromosome 3, aMixFle1.hap1, whole genome shotgun sequence genomic DNA carries:
- the LOC142142709 gene encoding TSC22 domain family protein 1-like, with the protein MACRRSYMGSSFSCARTTYCSSGAKVVAIDNKIEQAMDLVKSHLMYAVQEEVKVLKEQIKQLIKKNSTLERENALLKSLSNSDQLSQLSVQGAPGACEQQPPVTTAPLTATQTAHPPQQPTRSGAKCTAFSPRSAT; encoded by the exons ATGGCATGTAGACGCTCTTATATGGGTTCTTCTTTTTCCTGTGCGAGAACAACATACTG TTCATCGGGTGCAAAGGTCGTAGCCATCGACAACAAAATAGAGCAGGCAATG GACCTGGTGAAGAGCCATCTGATGTACGCAGTACAAGAAGAGGTGAAAGTCCTTAAGGAACAAATAAAGCAATTAATAAAGAAAAACTCTACACTTGAACGTGAGAATGCACTGTTAAAATCCCTTTCCAACAGCGATCAGTTGTCCCAGCTCTCAGTACAGGGGGCTCCTGGCGCCTGTGAACAGCAGCCTCCAGTGACTACAGCTCCTCTCACCGCTACGCAGACTGCACACCCCCCACAGCAACCGACTAGATCTGGCGCAAAGTGTACTGCTTTCTCGCCTCGTTCTGCAACCTGA